The proteins below are encoded in one region of Bacteroides uniformis:
- a CDS encoding RagB/SusD family nutrient uptake outer membrane protein, with translation MKIRHLFLTAASILCGSIFISCEDFLDREPESSISPEIYFTDASQLQSWADKFYSAILPSSGKNSYGFYAEDKHTDNQIASDTPNRLTKTLWKVPQDDSNWKFENIYQLNYFLDNVLPKFGENLDGSQNQISGNLQSIRHYIGEIYFLRALDYFNRYQKFGDFPIVEHALTDDMEATTEASKRSPRNEVARFILSDLDKAATLMDGIDFATTRINRDLALLLKSRVALYEGTFLKYFKGTAFVPNGEGWPGKSKEYNANYEYPSGNIDNEINFFLDEAMAASKEVAEKYKGQLTANTGMLQQAADDPENPYYNMFCDEDLSSYPEVLLWRQYTMNKGNDIALAANMGNWGVGITRSFVQNFLMADGTPVYTHGTYADGDGYYMGDQTIADVRTNRDSRLSLFLKEPGQTNIVWDDQPGQSLNLIEPVPNIIVGDMQRAYTTGYALRKGGALNSKYCIQLKGYVALVCYRAVEALLNYMEASYERTGTLDATALGYWQAIRSRAGISTDIDATIAATEMDKEAENDWGAYSGGKLLTDKTLYNIRRERRCEMLAEALRNMDVCRWRAMDQLITSPYVPQGFHLWNTPMEHWYDNSDGTSALVSDGTSNSNVSPSSYSEYLCPFQKTSNQIGYGGFTWNMAHYLYPIPIKQFLLTSPDGTNVEESVIYQNPYWPIKADASAEK, from the coding sequence ATGAAGATAAGACATCTATTTTTGACAGCTGCATCTATTTTGTGTGGCAGCATTTTTATCTCTTGTGAGGATTTCCTAGATCGGGAACCGGAATCGTCCATCTCTCCGGAAATATATTTTACCGATGCTAGCCAGTTGCAGTCATGGGCCGATAAGTTTTATTCTGCCATATTGCCCTCTTCCGGCAAAAACAGCTACGGATTTTATGCCGAAGATAAACATACGGACAATCAGATAGCTTCTGATACTCCTAATCGCTTGACTAAAACACTGTGGAAAGTACCGCAGGACGATAGCAACTGGAAATTCGAGAATATTTATCAATTGAATTACTTCTTGGATAATGTCCTTCCTAAATTCGGTGAAAATTTAGATGGATCGCAGAACCAGATTTCGGGCAATTTACAATCTATCCGCCACTACATAGGCGAAATCTACTTTCTTCGTGCGCTCGATTACTTTAACCGCTACCAGAAGTTCGGAGATTTCCCTATCGTTGAACATGCACTGACAGATGACATGGAGGCTACCACCGAGGCAAGTAAACGCAGTCCGCGCAACGAGGTGGCTCGTTTTATCCTTTCCGACCTAGACAAGGCTGCCACGTTGATGGATGGGATAGACTTTGCCACCACCCGGATTAACCGCGACTTGGCACTGCTGCTTAAATCACGTGTAGCCCTATATGAAGGGACATTCCTGAAATATTTCAAAGGGACAGCTTTTGTTCCCAATGGCGAAGGATGGCCAGGTAAAAGCAAAGAATACAATGCCAATTATGAATATCCGAGCGGAAACATAGATAACGAGATAAATTTTTTCTTGGATGAGGCAATGGCCGCCTCTAAGGAAGTGGCCGAGAAATACAAAGGGCAGCTGACCGCCAACACCGGAATGCTGCAACAGGCTGCGGACGATCCGGAGAATCCCTACTATAACATGTTCTGCGATGAAGATTTGTCCAGTTATCCCGAAGTGCTGCTGTGGAGACAATATACAATGAACAAGGGAAATGATATTGCCTTGGCAGCCAACATGGGGAATTGGGGCGTTGGAATTACTCGCTCTTTTGTACAGAATTTCCTGATGGCTGACGGTACTCCCGTATATACACATGGAACGTACGCGGACGGTGATGGCTACTATATGGGCGACCAGACGATAGCCGATGTCCGTACCAACCGTGACAGTCGTTTGTCTCTCTTTTTGAAAGAGCCCGGGCAAACGAACATCGTGTGGGATGACCAGCCCGGACAGAGCCTCAATTTGATAGAACCCGTACCTAATATTATCGTAGGCGATATGCAACGTGCTTATACCACCGGATATGCTTTGCGCAAAGGCGGAGCACTCAATTCAAAATACTGCATACAGCTTAAGGGATACGTTGCATTGGTGTGCTATCGGGCTGTTGAGGCCTTGCTTAACTATATGGAAGCAAGCTACGAAAGGACTGGGACACTAGATGCCACTGCTCTCGGCTACTGGCAGGCTATTCGCAGTCGCGCCGGGATAAGCACGGACATCGATGCCACCATTGCAGCTACCGAGATGGATAAGGAAGCAGAGAACGATTGGGGGGCTTATTCCGGTGGAAAGCTACTTACTGACAAGACATTGTATAACATCCGTCGCGAACGGCGGTGTGAAATGCTGGCCGAAGCTTTGCGCAACATGGATGTCTGCCGTTGGAGAGCAATGGATCAATTGATAACCAGCCCCTATGTACCCCAAGGATTTCACTTGTGGAATACGCCGATGGAGCATTGGTATGACAATAGTGACGGTACATCGGCTCTGGTATCCGATGGTACAAGCAACTCCAATGTATCGCCGTCTAGCTACAGCGAATATCTTTGCCCATTCCAAAAGACATCGAACCAGATAGGATATGGTGGATTTACTTGGAACATGGCTCATTATCTGTATCCGATACCTATAAAGCAGTTCCTGCTGACTTCACCGGATGGTACCAATGTAGAAGAATCCGTCATTTATCAGAATCCATACTGGCCAATCAAGGCTGATGCCTCAGCTGAAAAATAG